TGCAACGATAAGATTGCTGGTCTTGATGTTGCTTCCATCAAGCACAACTTTCTGGCCGCTGTCGTCATGGTTGCGATAGAATACGGCATAAATGGCGGCACTGTCTTTGACATCTTCAAGTACTTTAGAAGCTCGATCGGTCACAGTTTTTGCAGGGGTGTACTTGTAATACCCCGTAACCGTAAGGGGCTTGCGGTTGAACGGATGCCCGAATTGCGTGGCTTTCAAGGCATCTGCGAGTGCATTTCTCAAGTCGAAAGTACCATAGAAAAGGTTACCTGCGGCAATAGGCATCTTTACCAACTTGCCTAAGCTGCCCGTACTGCGTGTTGTCAGCTGTACAGCTTTGCCGTCAAATCCGTCAATCGGTATGGCTGGATCGGCTTCGGCAGGTTGATCCCAGGCCGACAATGAGAAACCGGCATTGCCCGATCCCCACACATCCTGCATGCCCTCACCGTCTTTTTCCTGCCATTTGTAGAAGTCGGCGAGGCCGGTGAGGTTGGCTTTCACATAGTGTTCGAAGTCAAACTTGACGGTATCGCCCACCATGACTGAAGCTTTTTTAAAGCTGACGCGATAGACACGGCTGTAGTTCCCGTCTTGAGAAGTGACGGTATAAACGACAGGCCCCTTGCTGAAATCATGCTCCGAGCCGTTTGTCGGACTGATTGTTGCCCCCTCAGTGAGCTTGAACTGTGGCGCAAAGTTCGTGACAGTGGCCTTTCGTTTGATTTGAAAAATGAGGTCAGTCGTTGTTGATGACACCTGCAGAAGCGTGTCTGAAAGGTTGTTGAACACCTCTTTTGCATTGCTTACACTGATAAAAGCCTCTTCAATATCGCACTCCGCATTCGGTGCTTCGTCTTTGAAACATGAGGTGAAAGTGGCACAAAGTGCGGCCACTGCCACCATTTTGGAATATATCTTCATCTCCTTTATGAGCTTAAAAACGGTACAAAATTACGAAAAAAAGGAGAAAATGAAGCGTTTGATACATTATTTTACATCGCCATTACACTCATTCAATCTTCATGACCAATGCAATTGTGTTGGGCAAAGCATGGGGAAGGGTGATAGAAAGCCCTTGTTTTGACGACTTGAAAGCCAATTTCCCATAACCCAAAAGCGTGACGCTGTGTGTCTTTAGCAGGGCTTTCAGTTTTACGGTAGCACCTGCCTGCGGTACATCTAACGTCGTTGCATAGATGGTTTTGCCTTTAGTGACATAGCGGATGTCTGCCGAAGTATATTTCACTTTGCCCTCATTGAAGCCCTGTTCCTCTATCGGATTGACTGCTTCTGCAGACGGCCCTTCACCAAACTGATACCAAGGACGCGTGCCATAGATGCTTTCTCCGTTCACATTCAGCCATGCACCGATTTCCCGAACGACTTGATATTCAAGCGAATCTATCGTGCCGTCGGCCCTTACAGGAATGCTCAACAGCAGGTTTCCATTCTTGCTTACTACATCAACGAGCGTCTGGATAACCTCTTTTGCAGTTTTATAAGTGCCGTCATAAAAGCGCCGTTTGTCGTAATGCCATGACCCGATGCAAGTGCAGGTCTGCCAAGGCAGGGGCTGAATTCTATCGGGTGCGCCGCGTTCCACATCCCAAACGATAGCTTTCTTATGCCAGTCTTTCAGCACTTTTCCCGTTACAACCATTTTGTTTCGACCGTTGTTTTCGGCCATACTCTTGTTGTAGAGGTGGGCAGTGAGTTGTAATCCCGCATCAGAGAAAGGGTAGAGGGGCAGCACAGTGTCGTCAAAATAAACCACAGAGGGGGCATATTTGTTAATCAAATCCATGGTTCGGTTGTAGAACCTGTTGCAATAAGCCTGATCGGGAACGGTCACTTGCGCCGGATCCCAATCCCATTCGCCACTGTTTTTGCTGAGTTCGTGGCGCTGTTCATAGAGGTCTTGCGGGTCAAGTCCGTCCCACCAAGTGCCCTTTCCGTCGGCTTTGGTCAGCCTGCCGTCGTAAGGTTGTCCTTTGAAAGTGCCCGTCTTGTCTGCTCCCCTGCTTGTTTCATACCAGGTCCAAGCGTGTGCTGCGTGCACACTCAGCCCCAAAGGAAGTCCCAATTTCCTGCAGGCGGTGGCCCAACCTGCTATGAGATTTTTCTTCGGGCCGATGCTTGTTGCGTTCCAAGGCTGGTACTTACTGTCCCAAAGATCAAAGTTATCGTGGTGGTTGGCGAGTGCAAAGAAATACTTTGCACCGCATTCCTGATAGAGTTTTACAAGCTTTTCGGGGTTCCAGTTCTCGGCTTTCCACTCGTGAATCCAGTCTTTAAAGCCGAAATCCTTTTGTGGATTGCGTGCCTCTTTGCTAAAGGTGTAGGCATCAGAGCTTTGTTCATACATTCTGCGTGCAAACCAATCACCGTATTCGGGCTGGCATTGTGGCCCCCAATGTGCCCAGATACCGAACTTGGCATCACGGAACCAAGTGGGGCATTCATAGTCGGAGAGCGACTCCCAAGTGGGTTTATACTTGCCTTTCTGAATGGGTTCGCGCGATGTGTCCACTTTAACGGTCACGGCCTTTGCTGCTTCCTGCGCACTGTTGTAGCTGTTCTGGGCTGCCAAGGCAAATGGCAATGCCAGCG
The nucleotide sequence above comes from Segatella oris. Encoded proteins:
- a CDS encoding PCMD domain-containing protein, with protein sequence MKIYSKMVAVAALCATFTSCFKDEAPNAECDIEEAFISVSNAKEVFNNLSDTLLQVSSTTTDLIFQIKRKATVTNFAPQFKLTEGATISPTNGSEHDFSKGPVVYTVTSQDGNYSRVYRVSFKKASVMVGDTVKFDFEHYVKANLTGLADFYKWQEKDGEGMQDVWGSGNAGFSLSAWDQPAEADPAIPIDGFDGKAVQLTTRSTGSLGKLVKMPIAAGNLFYGTFDLRNALADALKATQFGHPFNRKPLTVTGYYKYTPAKTVTDRASKVLEDVKDSAAIYAVFYRNHDDSGQKVVLDGSNIKTSNLIVAMADMDYVEPKEDWTEFEIKFKYLTDIDLDVLEQNGYSLALVFSSSKQGDRFIGAIGSTLCIDKVRIICEKEKK
- a CDS encoding alpha-L-fucosidase, which codes for MKRTSLLVTALALPFALAAQNSYNSAQEAAKAVTVKVDTSREPIQKGKYKPTWESLSDYECPTWFRDAKFGIWAHWGPQCQPEYGDWFARRMYEQSSDAYTFSKEARNPQKDFGFKDWIHEWKAENWNPEKLVKLYQECGAKYFFALANHHDNFDLWDSKYQPWNATSIGPKKNLIAGWATACRKLGLPLGLSVHAAHAWTWYETSRGADKTGTFKGQPYDGRLTKADGKGTWWDGLDPQDLYEQRHELSKNSGEWDWDPAQVTVPDQAYCNRFYNRTMDLINKYAPSVVYFDDTVLPLYPFSDAGLQLTAHLYNKSMAENNGRNKMVVTGKVLKDWHKKAIVWDVERGAPDRIQPLPWQTCTCIGSWHYDKRRFYDGTYKTAKEVIQTLVDVVSKNGNLLLSIPVRADGTIDSLEYQVVREIGAWLNVNGESIYGTRPWYQFGEGPSAEAVNPIEEQGFNEGKVKYTSADIRYVTKGKTIYATTLDVPQAGATVKLKALLKTHSVTLLGYGKLAFKSSKQGLSITLPHALPNTIALVMKIE